One window of the Candidatus Neomarinimicrobiota bacterium genome contains the following:
- a CDS encoding carbon-monoxide dehydrogenase large subunit, with protein MSELRTSAEIGGMGHSVKRKEDPRFIRGKGTYVDDIIRPGMLYMDIVRSPYAHAKIKSINSEKALAHPGVAAVITGETLKEYNLHWMPTLMSDTQMVLPTDEVMYQAQEVAAVIATSRYAAADGVELVEVDYEPLPVLVDPFKALEPGAPVLRHDKEGQKDNLIWHWEAGDRDATAKAFESADVTIKQDIYIPRITVASIETCGIVAEFDSVEGQLTCWMTSQAPHAHRTVFAMVAGHVGLSEEKIRIISPDLGGGFGGKVPIYPGYVIAIAATVVTGAPIKWIEDRRENMQADSFGRDYHMTAELAADKDGTMKALRIKTIADHGYTDAATQPSKWPAGLFSICTGSYPFENAFVEVDGVYTNKPPGGIAYRCSFRVTEAVHAIERLVDILADEIDMDPAELRLKNFIPKEAFPYKSVLGWEYDSGDYAGALNLAMKRIGYADLLKEQKEKRAKGELMGIGISSFTEVVGAGNSRDFDILGLKMFDSAEIRVHPTGKVICRIGVQTQGQGHETTFGQIVAEELGIPIADIKVEHGDTDTAPYGLGTYASRSTPVAGAATAVASRKIRDKARKIAAYLLEVGEDDLEWEPGKFFVKGVPDKFKTIQDVAFAAYTNFPEGMEAGLEAVSYYDPPNMTYPFGSYICVVDVDGKTGEVKVRRFMAVDDCGNIINPMIVEGQIHGGLTMGLAPALFEEISYDEEGNIRGGSFMDYLMPTAMETPKWETDKTTTPSPHHPLGAKGVGESATVGAPAAIVNAVVDALSHLGVRHLEIPMTPERVWQAIRSATQAGNGS; from the coding sequence ATGAGTGAATTACGGACATCGGCGGAGATCGGGGGCATGGGACACTCGGTGAAGCGCAAGGAAGACCCCCGCTTCATTCGCGGCAAGGGCACCTACGTGGACGATATTATCCGCCCCGGGATGCTGTATATGGACATCGTGCGCAGCCCCTACGCCCACGCCAAGATCAAGAGTATCAATTCCGAAAAGGCGCTGGCCCATCCAGGCGTGGCGGCGGTTATCACCGGCGAGACGCTGAAGGAATACAACCTGCACTGGATGCCGACCCTCATGTCGGACACCCAGATGGTGCTCCCGACGGACGAAGTCATGTACCAGGCCCAGGAAGTGGCGGCGGTCATTGCTACATCGCGCTACGCCGCGGCCGATGGAGTGGAACTGGTGGAGGTGGACTACGAGCCGCTGCCGGTGCTCGTCGATCCCTTCAAGGCGCTGGAACCAGGGGCCCCCGTTCTGCGTCATGATAAAGAAGGGCAGAAGGACAACCTCATCTGGCACTGGGAGGCGGGAGACCGCGACGCCACTGCCAAGGCCTTCGAGTCGGCCGATGTCACCATCAAACAGGACATCTACATACCGCGCATCACCGTGGCCTCCATCGAGACCTGCGGCATCGTGGCCGAGTTCGACAGCGTCGAGGGCCAGCTCACCTGTTGGATGACATCGCAGGCACCCCATGCCCACCGCACGGTGTTTGCGATGGTGGCTGGCCATGTGGGACTCAGCGAAGAAAAAATCCGCATTATCTCCCCCGACTTGGGCGGGGGCTTCGGCGGGAAGGTGCCCATCTATCCGGGCTACGTCATCGCCATAGCGGCAACCGTGGTAACCGGTGCGCCCATCAAGTGGATCGAAGACCGGCGGGAGAACATGCAGGCCGATTCCTTCGGCCGGGACTATCACATGACCGCCGAGCTCGCCGCCGACAAGGACGGCACCATGAAGGCGCTGCGCATCAAGACCATCGCGGACCACGGCTACACCGATGCCGCCACGCAGCCGTCCAAGTGGCCGGCGGGGCTGTTCTCCATCTGCACGGGCTCGTACCCCTTCGAAAACGCATTTGTGGAGGTGGACGGCGTCTATACCAACAAGCCGCCGGGGGGCATCGCCTACCGCTGTTCCTTCCGAGTGACCGAAGCGGTACACGCCATCGAGCGCCTGGTGGATATCCTGGCGGATGAGATTGACATGGACCCCGCGGAACTGCGCCTGAAGAACTTCATCCCCAAGGAGGCCTTTCCCTACAAGAGCGTTCTGGGGTGGGAGTACGACAGTGGCGATTATGCCGGCGCCCTGAATCTGGCCATGAAACGGATCGGCTACGCCGACCTGCTCAAGGAGCAAAAGGAGAAGCGCGCCAAGGGCGAACTCATGGGCATCGGCATCTCCAGCTTCACTGAGGTCGTGGGGGCCGGTAACTCGCGGGACTTCGATATTCTGGGGCTGAAGATGTTCGACAGCGCCGAGATCCGGGTCCACCCCACCGGCAAGGTCATCTGCCGCATCGGTGTCCAGACCCAGGGTCAGGGTCATGAGACCACCTTCGGCCAGATCGTCGCTGAAGAGCTGGGCATTCCCATCGCCGACATAAAGGTGGAGCACGGCGACACCGACACGGCCCCCTACGGGTTGGGCACTTACGCCAGCCGAAGCACACCGGTGGCAGGGGCCGCAACGGCCGTGGCCAGCCGGAAGATCCGGGACAAGGCCAGGAAGATTGCCGCCTACCTGCTGGAGGTGGGCGAGGACGATCTTGAGTGGGAACCGGGTAAGTTTTTCGTCAAGGGCGTGCCGGACAAGTTCAAGACGATCCAGGACGTGGCCTTTGCCGCCTACACCAACTTCCCTGAAGGCATGGAGGCCGGCCTGGAGGCGGTGTCCTATTACGATCCGCCGAATATGACTTACCCGTTCGGCAGTTATATCTGCGTGGTGGATGTGGATGGTAAGACCGGTGAAGTCAAGGTGCGGCGCTTCATGGCCGTGGACGACTGCGGGAACATCATCAATCCCATGATCGTGGAAGGCCAAATCCACGGTGGCCTCACCATGGGGCTGGCTCCGGCGCTCTTCGAGGAGATCTCCTACGACGAGGAGGGGAATATACGGGGCGGCAGTTTTATGGATTACCTGATGCCCACGGCCATGGAGACGCCCAAATGGGAAACCGATAAGACGACCACCCCATCACCCCATCATCCGCTGGGCGCCAAGGGGGTGGGCGAGTCGGCCACCGTGGGCGCCCCTGCTGCAATCGTCAATGCCGTGGTGGATGCCCTGTCCCACCTGGGGGTTCGCCACCTGGAAATTCCCATGACGCCGGAGCGGGTCTGGCAGGCCATCCGTAGCGCCACCCAAGCGGGGAACGGCTCCTAG
- a CDS encoding VWA domain-containing protein codes for MAAAHSINLSRADLPASLTAFCRFLRQGGLTVGSGDIVNAISAVSLVGIERRVDFKQALQNTLVIRRDAIPFFNWAFELFWQQPAAWAQAAERLQLLAEARGRPPASADLRHWRLSRSTHPGQGRAESVRPEHESEESDGSPLYSPTEVLRSKNFEDYTREELLQARQWLAANPWSLGLRLTRRQTPGHQRHRLSLRNTLRKSVVRSPDLLRLAWTERKRKPRPIVVLCDISGSMERSTRMLLHFIHSLTTQHHRVETFTFGTRLTRVTRYLKRRDTNAAIGRLGQEVRDWAGGTRIGEALRAFNLHWARRTLGGGAVVLIFSDGWDTGDPQLLEQEVARLHRSCHRLIWLNPNLGYDGYQPLTQGIQTVLPHVDDFLPVHNLQSLFDLGRTLDRRPGKLATMRAWAA; via the coding sequence ATGGCCGCGGCCCACTCCATCAACCTGTCCCGGGCTGATCTGCCCGCCAGCCTCACAGCTTTCTGCCGCTTCCTCCGTCAGGGCGGCCTTACGGTTGGTTCCGGTGACATCGTGAACGCAATCAGCGCCGTCAGCCTGGTGGGCATCGAGCGCCGGGTTGACTTCAAGCAGGCGTTGCAAAACACCTTGGTTATCCGCCGTGACGCCATCCCCTTTTTCAACTGGGCCTTCGAGCTCTTCTGGCAACAGCCGGCCGCCTGGGCTCAGGCGGCGGAGCGCCTGCAGCTGCTGGCGGAGGCGCGCGGCCGGCCCCCTGCCAGCGCTGACCTCCGGCACTGGCGACTCTCCCGTTCCACCCATCCCGGCCAGGGGCGCGCGGAAAGTGTCCGGCCTGAGCACGAATCCGAGGAATCCGATGGGTCGCCGCTCTACAGCCCCACCGAAGTGCTGAGGTCAAAAAACTTTGAGGACTACACGCGCGAGGAACTGCTCCAGGCCCGGCAATGGCTGGCAGCCAACCCCTGGAGCCTGGGCTTGCGCCTGACGCGCCGACAGACTCCCGGCCACCAGCGCCACCGCCTCAGCCTGAGAAACACCCTGCGGAAGAGCGTCGTGCGTTCCCCCGACCTTTTGCGGCTGGCCTGGACGGAACGCAAGCGCAAGCCACGCCCCATAGTTGTGCTTTGCGACATCAGCGGTTCCATGGAGCGCTCCACCCGCATGTTGCTGCACTTTATACATAGCCTGACCACCCAGCACCACCGGGTGGAAACCTTCACTTTCGGCACGCGCCTCACCCGCGTCACCCGCTACCTCAAGCGCCGTGACACCAACGCAGCCATCGGGCGGTTGGGCCAGGAAGTGCGCGACTGGGCCGGCGGCACCCGTATCGGCGAGGCCTTGCGGGCTTTCAATCTGCACTGGGCCCGGCGTACCCTCGGTGGGGGCGCAGTGGTGCTCATCTTCAGCGACGGCTGGGATACCGGCGACCCGCAGCTGCTGGAGCAGGAGGTGGCCCGACTGCACCGCAGCTGCCACCGGCTGATCTGGCTGAATCCCAACCTCGGCTACGATGGCTACCAGCCCCTCACCCAGGGCATTCAGACGGTGTTGCCCCACGTGGACGATTTCCTGCCGGTGCACAACCTCCAGAGTCTGTTCGATCTGGGTCGGACACTGGACCGTCGCCCGGGTAAGCTGGCCACAATGAGGGCATGGGCAGCGTGA
- a CDS encoding XdhC family protein, which translates to MPLHKDLFRTVADLRDENKAFAIATVIMVQGSSSGKLGDKAVYDEQGERIIGWVGGACVENRVAATARETYSDGIPRIINIDLDSDEMEMGIPCGGQMAVMVEPQLRPPVLLIRGMGRVAEVLAELGNLLNYRVMVQTSEEESARYPHAEQIINQPLELDELDFSVDYFVLGTHHRDDDKMSYKALQMGVPYVAVVASKKKTGIMVRNMQELGATEDELSRFHAPAGLDLKAKAAEEIALSIMSEIVMHHNGGTGASLQLEPAGQ; encoded by the coding sequence GTGCCGCTGCATAAAGACCTGTTCAGAACTGTCGCCGATCTCAGGGATGAGAACAAGGCCTTTGCCATCGCCACGGTGATTATGGTGCAGGGTTCTTCATCGGGCAAGCTGGGTGACAAGGCGGTCTATGATGAACAGGGGGAGCGCATCATCGGTTGGGTGGGTGGCGCCTGCGTCGAGAACCGCGTGGCCGCTACGGCCAGGGAGACCTACAGCGATGGTATCCCTCGCATCATCAATATCGACCTCGACAGCGACGAAATGGAGATGGGCATTCCTTGTGGAGGGCAAATGGCCGTTATGGTGGAACCCCAGTTGAGACCCCCGGTCCTGCTGATACGCGGGATGGGGCGTGTGGCGGAGGTATTGGCCGAGCTGGGCAACCTGCTCAACTACCGCGTGATGGTGCAGACTTCCGAAGAGGAATCGGCCCGCTATCCCCATGCTGAGCAGATCATCAACCAGCCCCTCGAACTGGACGAACTCGATTTTTCGGTGGACTATTTCGTGTTGGGAACCCACCATCGGGACGATGACAAGATGTCGTACAAGGCGCTTCAGATGGGTGTGCCTTATGTGGCCGTGGTGGCCAGCAAGAAGAAGACCGGCATCATGGTTCGGAATATGCAGGAGCTGGGCGCCACAGAAGACGAGCTGAGCCGCTTCCATGCCCCGGCGGGCCTGGACCTGAAGGCCAAGGCAGCCGAGGAGATCGCTCTGAGCATCATGTCGGAAATCGTCATGCATCATAATGGCGGCACCGGCGCTTCGCTGCAGCTGGAGCCGGCCGGCCAGTGA
- a CDS encoding xanthine dehydrogenase family protein subunit M: MIPGSFDYYAPSTLDEAVALLVKFGDDAKVLAGGQSLIPMMKLRLAEPPQLIDINGIGDLSYIKEEDGWLAIGAMTREVDLDESELIKSRYPILHETSRVIADPLVRNLATVGGNLAHGDPANDHPATMLALRAELDVQGPSGSRTIAIDDFFVGPLTTALAPNEILTAVRVPIPLERSGASYLKLERKVGDFAIAGVAAAVVLNADGTCAQVGIGLTNAAATPLRAEKAENSLLGRPLSDDSMGAAADLAAAESQPTSDHRGSIEYKRAMVREFTVRALQRAKKRAQGGH, from the coding sequence ATGATACCTGGATCATTTGATTACTACGCCCCCAGCACCCTTGACGAGGCCGTCGCGCTGCTCGTCAAATTCGGAGACGACGCCAAGGTCCTGGCCGGCGGACAAAGTCTGATTCCCATGATGAAGTTGCGCCTGGCGGAGCCACCGCAGCTGATCGATATCAACGGTATTGGGGATCTAAGCTATATCAAGGAGGAAGACGGCTGGCTGGCCATCGGGGCCATGACCCGGGAGGTCGACCTGGATGAGTCCGAGTTGATCAAGTCGCGTTATCCCATCCTGCACGAAACGTCCCGCGTTATTGCCGACCCGTTGGTGCGGAACCTGGCAACCGTGGGGGGGAATCTGGCCCACGGCGACCCGGCCAATGACCACCCGGCGACCATGCTGGCTTTGCGGGCGGAACTCGATGTTCAGGGGCCGTCCGGCAGCCGTACCATCGCCATCGACGATTTCTTCGTGGGGCCGCTCACCACCGCACTGGCGCCCAACGAGATCTTGACTGCCGTGCGAGTACCTATACCGTTGGAACGGAGCGGCGCCAGCTACCTGAAACTTGAGCGCAAGGTAGGCGATTTCGCCATTGCCGGCGTGGCCGCAGCGGTTGTGCTCAATGCTGACGGCACATGCGCTCAGGTAGGCATCGGTCTGACCAACGCGGCTGCCACCCCACTGCGGGCCGAGAAGGCCGAAAATTCACTGCTGGGCAGGCCGCTGAGCGACGACAGCATGGGCGCCGCCGCTGACCTGGCAGCCGCAGAGTCGCAACCAACCAGCGACCACCGCGGCTCGATTGAATACAAGCGGGCCATGGTGCGGGAATTCACGGTGCGGGCATTGCAAAGAGCAAAAAAACGGGCACAAGGAGGGCACTAG
- a CDS encoding (2Fe-2S)-binding protein has product MATQEISITVNGTTHTSEVEPRLLLVHFIRENLGLTGTHIGCDTTHCGACTVMLDGTAVKSCTVFSVQANGKEITTIEGMTKNGELHPLQAGFMEKHGLQCGFCTPGMIMSSHALLQKNPHPSEEEIRWGISGNLCRCTGYVNIVKAVQYAADNL; this is encoded by the coding sequence ATGGCTACCCAAGAGATCAGCATTACCGTCAACGGTACCACCCACACCTCCGAGGTGGAGCCCCGGCTGCTGCTGGTGCATTTCATCAGGGAGAATTTGGGACTCACCGGGACCCACATTGGCTGCGACACCACCCATTGCGGAGCGTGCACGGTGATGCTTGACGGCACGGCCGTGAAATCGTGCACGGTCTTCAGCGTGCAGGCCAACGGCAAGGAGATCACCACCATCGAGGGCATGACCAAGAATGGCGAATTACACCCGCTGCAGGCCGGATTCATGGAGAAGCACGGCCTCCAATGTGGCTTCTGCACACCGGGGATGATCATGTCCAGCCACGCCCTGCTGCAAAAGAACCCGCACCCATCGGAAGAGGAAATTCGCTGGGGTATCTCGGGCAACCTGTGTCGCTGCACCGGGTATGTGAACATCGTCAAGGCGGTTCAGTACGCCGCCGACAACCTGTAG
- a CDS encoding XdhC family protein, translating to MNHWLKRASELQAKGDPFAMATVVAATAPTSAKPGAKAIITADGTLEGWIGGGCAQSVVIEEALAALQSGGARLIRLSPDVELDTKSNQAVKELAMRCESGGTLEIHIEPVLPGMKLLIFGDGPVAHALAGLAAVLDYDIALYAPGGQGGELPSNVAYYNHFDAKPAQAGEVSAAVVATQGHGDEQALAAAIKAQVGYLTMITSRKKSESLFAGLEKRGIPAAALGKVKVPAGLDIKAVTPGEIAVSVLAEIIQVTRAGGLAPNSGNGAAKATPAATEIDPVCGMTVDRATAAGSSKYEGTTFYFCSLGCLESFESNPEKYAP from the coding sequence ATGAATCACTGGCTGAAACGGGCCAGCGAGCTGCAGGCCAAGGGCGATCCTTTCGCCATGGCGACGGTGGTGGCAGCGACGGCCCCCACCTCAGCCAAGCCCGGCGCCAAGGCCATCATTACCGCTGACGGCACACTGGAGGGGTGGATCGGCGGCGGCTGTGCCCAGTCGGTGGTCATTGAAGAGGCGCTGGCGGCGCTGCAGTCGGGTGGCGCCCGGCTGATAAGGCTGAGCCCCGACGTGGAGTTGGACACAAAATCCAACCAAGCGGTGAAAGAGCTGGCCATGAGATGCGAGAGTGGAGGGACCCTTGAAATACACATCGAACCGGTCCTGCCGGGCATGAAGTTGCTCATCTTTGGCGACGGTCCCGTGGCCCACGCCCTGGCTGGTCTGGCGGCCGTGCTGGATTACGACATCGCTCTGTATGCCCCCGGTGGCCAGGGCGGCGAACTGCCCAGTAATGTTGCATATTACAATCATTTTGATGCCAAACCGGCCCAGGCAGGCGAGGTGTCTGCGGCCGTGGTGGCAACCCAGGGGCACGGGGACGAGCAGGCGCTGGCGGCGGCCATCAAGGCCCAGGTAGGCTATCTAACTATGATCACCAGCCGGAAAAAGTCAGAAAGCCTTTTCGCGGGGCTGGAGAAGCGAGGCATCCCGGCAGCAGCCCTGGGCAAGGTGAAGGTGCCCGCCGGGCTCGACATCAAGGCGGTGACTCCGGGAGAAATCGCGGTGAGCGTTCTGGCGGAGATTATCCAAGTGACGCGTGCCGGCGGCCTGGCTCCCAACAGCGGCAACGGGGCTGCAAAAGCCACGCCCGCAGCCACAGAGATAGACCCGGTGTGCGGGATGACGGTGGACCGGGCCACCGCGGCCGGCTCGTCCAAATATGAGGGCACGACCTTCTACTTCTGCTCACTGGGTTGCCTGGAATCGTTCGAGAGCAACCCCGAAAAATATGCCCCCTAG
- a CDS encoding SRPBCC family protein, whose amino-acid sequence MSKSFRVEAPIERVWEFMSDMEKVIGCLPGAEYGEALDENRHAFTVTIKVGPIKTSYKGEVTIEERDASRHRILIKGKGQDKKGKGGATMELTGELKADGRNATVVHGDSSLTISGLMAQFGSRMIQDVSDQLFEQFTEALRTQLEGPTDDGSKVGVGEGMAAVSGGSLAAAAIKGAVRRTFGGAKGKSRRGASASDGPSPNTVNNGD is encoded by the coding sequence ATGTCAAAATCGTTCCGGGTGGAGGCCCCCATTGAACGGGTCTGGGAGTTCATGAGCGATATGGAGAAAGTGATCGGCTGTCTGCCGGGGGCGGAATATGGGGAGGCCCTGGACGAGAACCGCCATGCCTTTACCGTGACGATCAAGGTCGGGCCCATCAAGACCAGTTATAAAGGCGAGGTGACGATTGAGGAACGGGACGCCAGCAGGCACCGCATCCTCATCAAGGGCAAGGGTCAGGACAAGAAGGGCAAAGGCGGCGCGACCATGGAGCTCACCGGCGAGCTCAAGGCCGATGGCCGCAACGCCACAGTGGTGCACGGCGACTCCAGCCTGACCATATCGGGGCTCATGGCACAGTTCGGTTCGCGCATGATCCAAGACGTATCCGACCAACTGTTTGAGCAGTTTACCGAGGCGCTGCGGACCCAGCTGGAAGGCCCTACCGATGACGGGTCCAAGGTTGGCGTCGGCGAGGGGATGGCTGCCGTAAGCGGCGGCTCGCTGGCCGCGGCGGCGATTAAGGGGGCGGTGCGCCGCACATTCGGCGGCGCCAAAGGCAAATCGCGCCGCGGTGCCAGTGCCTCCGATGGACCATCACCCAATACAGTCAACAACGGGGACTAG
- the moaA gene encoding GTP 3',8-cyclase MoaA: MSITPLAETYLGVLPAPTPPQLLDRFGRSFTYLRIAVTDRCQLRCIYCMPEAGIDFTPSDRLLTTEEILRLVGVAASLGVFKVRFTGGEPLLRRDMVELIRGAARTPGITSVNLTTNGLLFKDRAMALLRAGLTGINISLDTLDAAKFARITRRQGVEQVLAALEAALAVGIPAVKLNVVALQGFNDTELGDFGLLTRDEPITVRFIELMPFDAHQIWKTGRHMSAAQIKTLLAELYPRLDHAVGTATEQHIYRIPGHLGKLAIIPAYTRSLCGSCNRIRLTADGCIRNCLYSEDEYSLRELMRSGATDGQLARILTSAMRDKHKDGWVAQRAAKDTPESQRRDSMTQIGG, from the coding sequence GTGAGCATCACCCCCCTCGCGGAGACCTACCTCGGCGTCCTGCCGGCGCCCACCCCGCCCCAGCTGCTGGACCGCTTCGGCCGCAGCTTTACTTATCTGCGCATTGCCGTCACCGACCGCTGTCAACTGCGCTGTATCTACTGCATGCCCGAAGCCGGCATTGACTTCACACCCAGCGATCGCCTCCTCACTACGGAGGAGATATTACGGCTTGTGGGCGTCGCCGCATCGTTGGGTGTCTTTAAGGTTCGATTCACAGGCGGCGAGCCCCTGCTGAGGCGGGACATGGTGGAACTCATCCGCGGCGCCGCCCGTACCCCGGGCATTACCTCGGTCAATCTCACCACCAACGGCCTGCTGTTCAAAGACCGGGCGATGGCCCTGCTGCGAGCCGGACTTACCGGTATCAATATCAGTTTGGATACCCTGGATGCGGCCAAGTTTGCCCGCATTACCCGCCGGCAGGGGGTGGAACAGGTGCTGGCTGCTCTGGAAGCCGCCCTGGCTGTGGGCATTCCAGCGGTGAAGCTGAACGTGGTGGCCCTGCAAGGCTTCAACGACACGGAACTGGGCGACTTTGGCCTGCTTACCAGGGACGAGCCCATCACGGTGCGCTTTATTGAGCTCATGCCCTTCGATGCCCATCAGATCTGGAAGACCGGCCGCCACATGTCTGCCGCGCAGATCAAGACGCTGCTCGCTGAGCTCTACCCCCGTTTGGATCATGCCGTTGGCACCGCCACGGAGCAGCATATCTACCGTATACCGGGTCACCTGGGCAAACTGGCCATCATTCCGGCTTACACCCGCAGTTTGTGTGGCAGCTGCAACCGTATCCGCCTCACCGCCGACGGCTGCATCCGCAACTGCCTCTACTCCGAGGATGAGTACAGCCTCAGGGAGCTCATGCGCTCCGGCGCCACGGATGGCCAGCTGGCCCGCATTCTCACCTCGGCCATGCGCGACAAGCACAAGGACGGTTGGGTGGCCCAGCGGGCGGCGAAGGATACGCCTGAGTCCCAGCGCCGCGACAGCATGACCCAAATCGGCGGGTGA
- a CDS encoding MoxR family ATPase translates to MLPDSIEATREALAAHHYFADRALATAVFLSLKLEQPLFLEGEAGVGKTEVAKVLAEMLPAKLIRLQCYEGLDVHNAVYEWNYARQMIEIRLREAAGEQDRDQMARDIFSQDFLIRRPLLQAVDHDDAAPPVLLIDEIDRADEEFEAYLLEILSDYQVTIPEIGTLRAKVKPIVVVTSNRTREVHDALKRRCLYHWIDYPSAERELEIVRRKLPAMAASLGQQVVTFVQALREQDLYKHPGVAETLDWAAALMALATVDITAGRVEDTLGTLLKYQDDVDKIKGDLASRLVEQALAAETGLPPA, encoded by the coding sequence ATGCTGCCTGACTCAATTGAAGCCACCCGGGAGGCCCTGGCGGCGCACCATTATTTCGCTGACCGCGCGCTGGCCACCGCCGTCTTCCTGTCCCTGAAATTGGAGCAGCCCCTCTTCCTGGAAGGGGAGGCCGGGGTGGGTAAGACCGAGGTGGCCAAGGTGCTGGCGGAGATGCTGCCGGCCAAACTCATTCGCCTGCAGTGCTATGAGGGACTGGATGTCCACAACGCCGTTTACGAGTGGAACTATGCCCGCCAGATGATCGAAATTCGCCTGCGGGAGGCTGCGGGTGAGCAGGACCGGGATCAAATGGCCCGGGACATATTCAGTCAGGATTTTCTGATCCGTCGCCCCCTGCTTCAGGCGGTGGACCACGATGATGCCGCGCCGCCGGTCTTGCTGATCGATGAAATCGATCGCGCCGACGAGGAGTTCGAGGCCTACCTGTTGGAAATACTCTCCGATTATCAGGTGACCATCCCTGAGATCGGTACCCTGCGCGCGAAGGTCAAGCCCATTGTGGTGGTTACCTCCAACCGCACCCGCGAAGTTCACGACGCCCTCAAACGGCGCTGTCTCTACCACTGGATCGATTACCCTTCCGCTGAGCGCGAGCTGGAGATCGTGCGGCGCAAGTTACCGGCTATGGCCGCGTCGCTGGGGCAGCAGGTGGTTACGTTTGTGCAGGCGCTCCGCGAGCAGGACCTCTACAAACACCCCGGCGTGGCGGAGACCCTCGATTGGGCTGCGGCCCTCATGGCGCTGGCAACCGTCGATATCACTGCCGGCCGGGTGGAAGACACCCTGGGCACACTGCTGAAATACCAGGACGATGTGGATAAGATCAAAGGCGATTTGGCCAGTCGCCTGGTGGAGCAGGCCCTGGCCGCTGAGACCGGGCTGCCACCCGCCTAG
- a CDS encoding nucleotidyltransferase family protein → MGSVKVSALVLAAGGSSRMRGANKLLLPIEGLPMIATVCGAVLNAGCKPTIVITGFDPTALRAALQGVNVRFAHNPRWQTGMSSSIKVGLAALPKDADGVLIALADMPLVTVATLKELLAGFAAGGGRKIVYPVFDGVQGNPVLFPGKYFQEIAALTGDRGAKAVLQRHANDATAVAVATRAVILDCDEQEDYLKLQASWEEEPRAAA, encoded by the coding sequence ATGGGCAGCGTGAAAGTGAGCGCCCTGGTCCTGGCTGCCGGTGGCTCGTCACGCATGCGCGGCGCCAACAAGCTGTTGCTGCCCATCGAGGGCCTGCCCATGATCGCCACCGTGTGCGGGGCTGTGCTCAACGCCGGGTGCAAGCCAACCATCGTCATAACCGGATTTGACCCCACCGCATTGCGCGCGGCGTTGCAGGGTGTGAACGTCCGGTTCGCCCACAACCCCCGCTGGCAGACCGGCATGTCCAGCTCCATCAAAGTAGGCTTGGCGGCCCTTCCGAAGGATGCTGACGGGGTGCTCATCGCCCTGGCGGACATGCCGCTGGTGACTGTCGCCACCCTCAAAGAACTGCTCGCCGGTTTCGCCGCTGGGGGCGGCCGGAAGATCGTTTATCCGGTCTTTGACGGCGTCCAGGGCAACCCGGTCCTGTTTCCCGGGAAATATTTCCAGGAAATCGCCGCCCTTACCGGTGACCGGGGCGCGAAGGCGGTGCTGCAGCGGCATGCGAACGATGCCACGGCTGTCGCGGTGGCGACGCGCGCCGTGATCCTTGACTGCGATGAGCAGGAAGACTACCTTAAATTACAGGCGAGCTGGGAAGAGGAGCCGCGTGCCGCTGCATAA